From the genome of Mycoplasma putrefaciens KS1, one region includes:
- a CDS encoding hexose phosphate transporter codes for MKIIKNWADKNKMLYGTLLWSFIGFGYLLFIANWTFAIGLAGQGIVNGKATPGFLSYFQVHNSASFELIDKAANWAITFGRGIGSVVVAFLLVRFAHKRATLIACTMTLFGIPALYMPGTNSGYILFLIFRTIMAIGGTMLTILFQPVAANFFSKKSKSIYSQISIAFFPLGSIISIIPFVFVSDGGGIEALRNSWRTVFLVISLLYLIPLLAVLVLGTDFDVKKDEEKVNGFKILKGYLKKKATYAWLLLFGGWLAIGVFPTSLSVVLFPWISGLDKETLGKQIRIWQVLFLCGGIIGPPIVGLWSRYNLKRRWFIGAVISLAIIFFVLSIITYKYGLAPLYNKGSKSLNNGYKPILGLFYLLGILTGFCTWGIQSVILYLPHEYKEADPKTIGWMFSLIWGFGYMFFTLSLIIITAVPLIKGLNNTQIATIQLSAVVFFTLLSLIGLLMLKEPRDDAKTFPFAKTKPEDQVAKRKVNL; via the coding sequence ATGAAAATCATAAAAAATTGAGCAGATAAAAATAAAATGCTCTATGGAACATTATTGTGATCGTTCATCGGATTTGGTTATCTACTTTTCATAGCTAACTGAACATTTGCAATAGGTTTAGCTGGACAAGGTATTGTTAATGGAAAAGCAACACCTGGATTCTTATCTTATTTTCAAGTTCATAACTCAGCTAGCTTTGAATTAATAGATAAAGCAGCAAACTGAGCAATTACCTTTGGGCGTGGGATTGGATCAGTTGTTGTAGCATTCTTATTAGTGCGCTTTGCACATAAAAGAGCGACTCTAATTGCTTGTACAATGACTTTATTTGGAATTCCGGCTCTTTACATGCCTGGAACAAATTCAGGATATATATTATTCTTAATTTTTAGAACAATTATGGCAATTGGTGGAACTATGTTAACTATTTTGTTCCAACCAGTTGCAGCAAATTTCTTTTCAAAAAAAAGTAAATCTATTTACTCACAAATATCAATTGCATTCTTTCCTTTAGGTTCAATCATTTCAATTATTCCTTTTGTCTTTGTTTCAGATGGTGGTGGAATTGAAGCGCTAAGAAACAGTTGAAGAACAGTTTTTTTAGTAATTTCATTACTATATTTAATACCTTTACTAGCAGTTCTAGTTTTAGGAACTGATTTTGATGTTAAAAAAGACGAAGAAAAAGTTAACGGATTTAAAATTCTTAAAGGTTATTTAAAGAAAAAAGCTACTTATGCTTGATTATTATTATTTGGTGGATGACTAGCAATTGGGGTCTTTCCAACTTCATTAAGTGTTGTTTTATTTCCATGAATTTCAGGGCTTGACAAAGAAACTTTAGGTAAACAAATCAGAATTTGACAAGTTCTGTTCTTATGTGGAGGAATTATTGGTCCACCAATTGTTGGATTATGGTCAAGATATAACTTAAAAAGAAGATGGTTCATTGGAGCAGTTATAAGTTTAGCAATTATTTTCTTTGTATTATCAATCATAACTTATAAATACGGATTGGCTCCTTTATATAACAAAGGCTCAAAATCATTAAATAATGGTTACAAACCAATCTTAGGTTTATTTTACTTGCTTGGGATTTTAACAGGATTCTGTACTTGAGGAATTCAATCAGTTATTTTGTATTTACCTCATGAATACAAAGAAGCAGATCCAAAAACTATTGGATGAATGTTTAGTTTAATTTGAGGATTTGGATACATGTTCTTTACTCTATCACTAATCATCATCACTGCCGTACCTTTAATCAAAGGTTTAAATAACACTCAAATAGCAACTATTCAGTTATCAGCAGTTGTCTTCTTTACGTTACTTTCACTAATTGGGTTATTGATGTTAAAAGAGCCAAGAGATGATGCAAAAACATTTCCTTTTGCTAAAACCAAACCAGAAGATCAAGTTGCAAAAAGAAAAGTTAACTTATAA
- a CDS encoding ribonuclease J, producing the protein MLKQNKPSTDGQLNQLDKDYDDEGDQINISIDEENFKPYVFKQKQVKRKYKQTDIATKVFALGGLEEVGKNTYCIEYDDELIIIDAGVKFPDAYMLGVNAVIPDYSYLVENQHKIKALFVTHGHEDHIGGIHYLVQQVKIPVIYAPKLAAMLIRDRLKEYKIQDKTVVKEYDADDTWATKNLKVSYAALNHSIPDAFGILVETPNGNIFSTGDYKFDWSPLGHFAELTKLAEMGEKGIELLMADSTNAEVEGYTQGEKSIISNIDKLFLQAKGRIFLTTFASNVHRIQYIVETAHKYGRKIVILGRSFERIIKMIRQLGHLKISEKEFIKSTDIDKYKPNQIMILTTGSQGEPMAALSRIANGKHLAINIIPGDTVIFSSSPIPGNRADVEKLVNKLTRIGAKVIENSSDNKIHTSGHASQEEQKLLFSLIRPRYFMPMHGEFRMLKKHVETAESVNLEKGNGFVMANGDVLELLQGKAKIGRRVEADAVYVDGKDMTGQASNVIREREILSKDGLIAVVVSIDSQTNTLIAQPRIISRGSFYVKDSGAIIGESISIITSAINEVLSNQKPTFAAIKKAIKASLSPYIFKEKRRNPLIIPVILNKK; encoded by the coding sequence ATGTTAAAACAAAACAAGCCATCTACTGATGGACAGTTAAACCAATTAGATAAAGACTATGATGATGAAGGTGATCAAATTAATATCAGTATTGATGAAGAGAATTTCAAACCATATGTTTTTAAACAAAAACAAGTAAAAAGAAAATACAAACAAACTGATATTGCAACAAAAGTCTTTGCACTAGGTGGACTAGAAGAAGTTGGAAAAAATACTTATTGTATTGAATATGATGATGAATTAATTATTATTGATGCTGGAGTTAAATTTCCTGATGCTTACATGTTAGGAGTTAATGCTGTAATTCCTGATTATTCATACCTAGTTGAAAATCAACATAAAATTAAAGCATTATTTGTTACTCACGGTCATGAAGATCACATCGGAGGAATTCATTATCTAGTTCAACAAGTCAAAATTCCAGTGATTTATGCTCCTAAACTTGCTGCAATGTTAATCAGAGATCGACTAAAAGAATACAAAATTCAAGACAAAACAGTTGTTAAAGAATATGATGCCGATGACACGTGAGCAACTAAAAACTTAAAAGTAAGTTATGCTGCATTAAACCATTCCATTCCTGATGCATTTGGTATTTTAGTTGAAACTCCAAATGGAAATATTTTTTCAACTGGAGATTATAAATTTGACTGATCACCACTAGGTCATTTTGCTGAGTTAACAAAACTAGCTGAAATGGGAGAAAAAGGAATTGAGTTATTAATGGCTGATTCAACTAATGCTGAAGTTGAAGGTTATACTCAAGGTGAAAAAAGCATTATTTCAAATATTGACAAGTTATTTTTACAAGCTAAAGGACGAATTTTTTTAACAACTTTTGCTTCAAATGTTCACAGAATTCAATATATTGTTGAGACTGCTCATAAATACGGAAGAAAAATTGTTATTTTAGGTCGCTCATTTGAAAGAATCATTAAAATGATCAGACAACTTGGTCATTTAAAAATCAGTGAAAAAGAATTTATTAAATCAACTGATATTGATAAATATAAACCAAATCAAATTATGATTTTAACAACTGGAAGCCAAGGTGAACCAATGGCTGCTCTGTCACGTATTGCTAATGGAAAACACTTAGCAATTAATATCATTCCAGGAGATACTGTGATCTTTTCATCTTCTCCAATTCCAGGAAACAGAGCAGATGTTGAAAAATTAGTTAATAAACTAACTAGAATTGGAGCTAAAGTGATTGAAAATAGTTCTGATAATAAAATTCATACCTCAGGTCATGCAAGTCAAGAAGAACAAAAACTATTATTTAGTTTAATAAGACCTCGTTATTTTATGCCTATGCATGGTGAATTTAGAATGTTAAAAAAACACGTCGAAACAGCAGAAAGTGTCAACCTTGAAAAAGGTAACGGCTTTGTAATGGCTAATGGTGATGTTTTAGAGTTATTACAAGGAAAAGCAAAAATTGGTCGACGTGTTGAAGCTGATGCGGTTTATGTTGATGGTAAGGATATGACAGGCCAAGCAAGCAACGTTATCAGAGAACGTGAGATTCTTTCAAAAGATGGTTTAATTGCTGTTGTTGTTTCAATTGATTCACAAACTAACACTTTGATTGCCCAGCCAAGAATTATTTCTAGAGGTAGTTTTTATGTCAAAGATTCAGGAGCAATTATTGGAGAATCAATTTCAATCATAACAAGCGCTATTAATGAAGTTTTATCAAATCAAAAACCAACATTTGCAGCGATTAAAAAAGCAATTAAAGCTTCTTTAAGTCCATATATTTTTAAAGAAAAAAGAAGAAATCCATTGATTATTCCAGTCATTTTAAACAAAAAGTAA
- the def gene encoding peptide deformylase, with protein sequence MNIKDYLLQDQKPSNSWLFKDTNQKVIRATCQAVNNPEQLTSDEELVVKKLIDFVVLSQDQINNHPDSSDYLRPAVGLAAPQIGVNKDIFYVRFNTNDEQIKHFAMINTKLISKSSQIVALSDGEGCLSVDTDHDGIVPRAYKIVVEGYDWITKQYLTLTLRGYQAIVFQHEMEHNLGKLYYDHINKKDPMFIQKDWILI encoded by the coding sequence ATGAATATCAAAGATTATTTATTACAAGATCAAAAACCATCAAATTCGTGACTTTTTAAAGATACTAATCAAAAAGTAATTAGAGCAACTTGCCAGGCAGTTAACAATCCAGAACAACTAACTTCTGATGAAGAACTAGTTGTTAAAAAATTAATCGATTTTGTTGTTTTAAGTCAAGATCAAATAAATAATCATCCAGATTCAAGTGATTATTTAAGACCCGCAGTTGGACTAGCTGCTCCACAAATTGGAGTTAATAAAGATATCTTTTATGTCAGATTTAACACTAATGATGAGCAAATTAAACATTTTGCAATGATCAACACTAAACTAATTTCTAAATCAAGTCAGATTGTAGCTTTAAGTGATGGAGAGGGTTGTTTGAGTGTTGATACTGATCATGATGGTATTGTTCCTAGAGCTTATAAAATTGTTGTAGAAGGTTATGACTGAATAACTAAACAATATCTAACTTTAACTTTAAGAGGTTATCAAGCAATTGTTTTTCAACATGAAATGGAACACAATCTCGGAAAATTATATTATGATCATATTAATAAAAAAGATCCAATGTTTATTCAAAAAGACTGAATTTTAATATAG
- the rsmD gene encoding 16S rRNA (guanine(966)-N(2))-methyltransferase RsmD, producing MHIISGKYKKMKLKTLDSKQTRPTLTRIKEDIFNILNNYFIFENKTSLDLFAGSGSLSIEALSWGVSYAIINDFNKQAVKIIAENLAKINKTDYVLYQKDFKELLTLLKITNQKVDLVFLDPPFAVDNYVSYYYEIINYLLENHILNPWAVIVCETGQQLDLDKLNQLELLRFKDCKNKFLYFLRWQGVDNNES from the coding sequence ATGCATATTATTTCAGGTAAGTATAAAAAAATGAAATTAAAGACTTTAGATTCCAAACAAACAAGACCAACTTTAACTAGAATAAAAGAAGATATCTTTAATATTTTAAATAATTATTTTATTTTTGAAAATAAGACTAGTTTAGATTTATTTGCAGGTAGTGGTTCACTTTCAATTGAAGCATTAAGTTGAGGAGTTAGTTATGCAATCATCAATGATTTTAATAAACAAGCTGTTAAGATCATTGCTGAGAATTTAGCTAAAATTAATAAGACAGATTATGTTTTATATCAAAAAGATTTTAAAGAATTATTAACATTATTAAAAATAACAAACCAAAAAGTTGATCTAGTATTTTTAGATCCACCATTTGCTGTTGATAACTATGTTAGTTATTATTATGAGATTATTAATTATTTATTAGAAAATCATATTTTAAACCCTTGAGCAGTGATTGTTTGTGAAACAGGTCAACAACTAGATTTAGATAAATTAAACCAATTAGAGTTATTAAGATTTAAAGATTGTAAAAATAAATTTTTATATTTTTTAAGATGACAAGGAGTAGACAACAATGAGTCATAA
- the gmk gene encoding guanylate kinase, whose translation MSHKKGKIIIISGPSGVGKGSVNSELLKNKYLKLKYSVSMTTRAPRPNEVDGVNYHFVSNDQFAKAIVNDELIEYAHFVGNSYGTPRRYVEQELEKGYNVILEIEVDGATQVLNKEPNTLSFFLMPPTLNELANRIRGRQTESEEKIKARLDKALIEVPLKHNYDYVIENDNVANAVAKITDVLHLEGLTDLNGPTVYERLEKIVEEIIKEHYMYFVNNWETNVKLLARNETEKTQAKNFDAEKHLINLLTKKVYHKVLGHGDFLQLLDKDFVYFKIQKLMFKINFFSIEQKKHLDDER comes from the coding sequence ATGAGTCATAAAAAAGGAAAAATAATTATTATTTCAGGACCAAGTGGTGTTGGCAAAGGATCAGTTAATTCAGAATTATTAAAAAATAAGTACTTAAAATTGAAATACTCAGTTTCAATGACAACCCGAGCTCCAAGACCAAATGAAGTTGATGGAGTTAATTATCATTTTGTTTCAAATGATCAATTTGCCAAAGCTATTGTTAATGATGAATTAATTGAATATGCTCATTTTGTTGGTAATTCTTATGGAACTCCTAGAAGATATGTCGAACAAGAACTAGAAAAAGGTTACAACGTAATTTTAGAAATTGAAGTTGATGGTGCAACGCAAGTTTTAAATAAAGAACCAAACACACTATCATTTTTTTTAATGCCTCCAACTTTAAATGAACTAGCTAACAGAATTAGAGGTCGCCAAACTGAAAGTGAAGAAAAAATTAAAGCAAGGCTTGATAAAGCTTTGATTGAAGTACCATTAAAACATAATTATGATTATGTGATTGAAAATGACAATGTTGCTAATGCAGTTGCTAAAATTACTGATGTTTTACACTTAGAAGGACTAACTGATCTTAATGGTCCAACAGTTTATGAAAGACTTGAAAAAATTGTTGAAGAAATTATTAAAGAACATTATATGTATTTTGTTAATAATTGAGAAACAAATGTTAAGTTACTAGCAAGAAATGAAACAGAAAAAACTCAAGCCAAAAACTTTGATGCTGAAAAACATTTAATTAATCTTTTAACTAAAAAGGTTTATCATAAGGTTTTAGGTCATGGAGATTTTTTACAATTATTAGATAAAGATTTTGTTTATTTTAAAATTCAAAAACTAATGTTTAAAATTAATTTCTTTAGTATTGAACAAAAAAAACATCTTGATGATGAACGCTAG